In the genome of Arachis stenosperma cultivar V10309 chromosome 2, arast.V10309.gnm1.PFL2, whole genome shotgun sequence, the window AagattatttaatatatatgaaCAACTTTTTGCCATTGCAGACGTATTACTTGTCTTAATTTATCATTTACTGTATATTCTTCCCTTGgtattaaaattattctttcAAAAATAACAAAGTAAATGATCAAACAACATTATTGATATATATCAACAAAGCAACTAACATTCACTATATAGTAGAAATCAAACATCACATATAATAATTTCATCATCAGCATAGCATGCGATCCTAGACATTTTTATACTATAAATATAGAACCAATAATATTGAAACAAACTCAAATTAAACCATTGTCCCTACACCATCACCATTATCACTCTTCTCTTCACCACAATCAGCCACCACAACCTTTTGCACATTCTTATAGGAATACCGGCAAGCGAAGAACACaaacaagaacaagttcaacgTGGTTATCACCGCCAATAGCCCATAAAATTTGTCTAACCTACTCGTGTTCAAATCCTTACCGATCCAACTTTTACCGGTCTTACCGGTAACATGATCAACCATTGTTATGAGCCAGCTACTAAGAAAGTTTGCAGCACCAATAACACTTAAATAAAGTGCAATCCCTAAGCTTCTCATTGAATCCGGAACTTGGTCATAGAAATATTCTTGCAACCCTACAAGGGTAAAACCGTCGCCAATTCCAATAATTAGAAACTGTGGCGCCAACCAAAACGCACTCATTGTTAGTGAACCCTTTAAAGGGTTCATCTCAACATAGTGAAGTCTCTTGTTCTCTACAACCGCCGCAATTACCATTGTAACGATAGAGAAAACCATTCCGAAACCAATCCTCTGAAGGATGTTGATTCCTCTCTCGTTCCCCGTTAGCCTTCTTAGCAGAGGTACGAGGATCTTGTCGTAAAAGGCGACGGATATTATCATTCCGATGGCGGCGAGGGTGAACATTGAAGCTGGAGGGATTTGGAAGCCTTTGGCGACGGTTCTGTCCATGATAACACCCTGTTTGATGAAAAACGTGGATGTTTGTGCGGCACATATTCCGAATGGTAATGTGAAAACCCAAATGGGGATCATGTTGATAATTAGCTTCATCTCTTCCACTTTTGTCACACTTGCAAGCTTCCATGGACTTTGTTTCTCTGCTATGTTTCCACCATTTTCAATGATTGCTGCCTTGTCAAGAAATCTGAAACAAATTCAACCACAAATTATTATATCATCATCAACTTATATACACATAACTCTGCTTAATACTAATAAGTTGCATAAGGatgatatataaattttttaacacacagattatataaaatttaaaacttataaaaaattagaaaaattataattttactccatttttaataatattactccacacattattattttttttaatttatccatacataaatttgtaaaaaaagaTGTAATATTATCAAAATAGGAGTTACAGTATCTATTTCCAAAAATTAAAGTATCAAAATAACATAACATTTAAAAGAATTGGCATTAGTTCATTTCATTTAAACtaaaattgaatattttaacTATAAGATTTGACTTCTTATAAAGACTTTTTATTCTAGATTTttctattataatattttattaagaaGTATTTACAAGTAACTAACGAGATACACATCTAGTACAAATATGACAATATTTTTTCGGAGAGTGCTAGGTAAACAATGATTATCTTGAACGATATGAACAAtcaccaatcaaataaaaatacaatatacCTTAATTTAATGctactaattaaatttaaaattaatttattcttttaactCTATTAATTCACATTGTTCACATATTGTTCAAAAATGTTGTTGGTTATATGTACTTTTCctatttctaatataaaaaaagagtgTTGGTTAGCATTGatttaaatgtaaaaaaaaaatgatgaccTAAGATTTGTTGTTATAAATTGCAATTGAGTAACCATATACTATACTACTTACTTGAGCTTCTTGGTGTGGCCTAAGAACcttccattgttgttgttgttattagaCTTGGAAACCTCATACAATTCATTAGGATTAGAAGGATAAGGAAGCTTCCTTTTGGAAATGGCGGCAACCAAAACTTGCAACATTGGAGTCAAAGGGCTACCCATTGGTGCCCTATAACGATAAGATTTCCTTCCCAACAAGAATATGATCAATGAGAAAGCCATGACCAATGTGAGAATAACATCAGCAACTCCCCAATTAACATGATCTTGTACATAAACAATTAGGGTTACTCCAAGAATGAGTCCACTGCAAAGACCACAGTTCCACCAGTTgaagaaggacattttctgccTCCTTTCGACAACATGATCGTCGTCGAATTGGTCGGCTCCGAAGCTTTCCAAGGAAGGTTTGTGGCCTCCGGTTCCAACGGATATTAAGTAGATGGCTAGGAAGAAAACCACTTC includes:
- the LOC130961742 gene encoding protein NRT1/ PTR FAMILY 5.6-like codes for the protein MQQHNSSINNSSSSTCHLSYSSHMEKNAIDAKRGEIDHDMKLVHDSSLDYKGRVPLRDSTGSWKASFFIIAIEFSERLSYFGIATSLVLYLTKIIHQDLKTAVRNVNYWTGVTTLMPLFGGFLADAFLGRYTTVIASCIVYLLGLILLSLSWFLPGLKPCDDTSTCAEPRRIHEVVFFLAIYLISVGTGGHKPSLESFGADQFDDDHVVERRQKMSFFNWWNCGLCSGLILGVTLIVYVQDHVNWGVADVILTLVMAFSLIIFLLGRKSYRYRAPMGSPLTPMLQVLVAAISKRKLPYPSNPNELYEVSKSNNNNNNGRFLGHTKKLKFLDKAAIIENGGNIAEKQSPWKLASVTKVEEMKLIINMIPIWVFTLPFGICAAQTSTFFIKQGVIMDRTVAKGFQIPPASMFTLAAIGMIISVAFYDKILVPLLRRLTGNERGINILQRIGFGMVFSIVTMVIAAVVENKRLHYVEMNPLKGSLTMSAFWLAPQFLIIGIGDGFTLVGLQEYFYDQVPDSMRSLGIALYLSVIGAANFLSSWLITMVDHVTGKTGKSWIGKDLNTSRLDKFYGLLAVITTLNLFLFVFFACRYSYKNVQKVVVADCGEEKSDNGDGVGTMV